One Halolamina litorea genomic window carries:
- the cruF gene encoding bisanhydrobacterioruberin hydratase — MSVREWVPDDPTDRRAWEGTLDALIQEHRFTIAVVFPAVGALSLIASAEWAALPDVLAFNPLFVLMGVLVMRSPLVVGMLPVVDRRAALGVAALAAYSYAIETVGITTGWPYGFFEYGVSLGPMIGGVPLALPVFFLPLVANAYLLCLLLLGDLADRALPRLLSVIALVLLMDVVLDPGAVALGFWDYGGGAFYGVPWSNYQGWVLSATVAVVVLDATFDREALAARIDTCAFALDDMVSFVLLWGGINAVYGNWLPVVVAAGIGAGLLRTDRFDAGMVPWLGDGGESDRGVAADRR; from the coding sequence GTGAGCGTCCGCGAGTGGGTCCCCGACGACCCCACGGACCGCCGAGCGTGGGAGGGCACGCTGGATGCGCTGATTCAGGAGCACCGGTTCACCATCGCCGTCGTCTTCCCCGCAGTGGGGGCGCTCTCGCTGATCGCCAGCGCGGAGTGGGCGGCGCTGCCGGACGTGCTCGCGTTCAACCCCCTGTTCGTCCTCATGGGCGTGCTGGTGATGCGCTCGCCGCTGGTCGTGGGGATGCTGCCGGTCGTCGACCGCCGGGCCGCACTGGGTGTCGCCGCGTTGGCGGCGTACAGCTACGCCATCGAGACGGTCGGTATCACCACCGGTTGGCCCTACGGCTTCTTCGAGTACGGCGTCTCGCTCGGGCCGATGATCGGCGGCGTACCGCTTGCCCTGCCGGTCTTCTTCCTCCCGCTGGTGGCCAACGCCTACCTGCTCTGTCTCCTGCTGCTCGGCGATCTGGCGGATCGGGCGCTGCCGCGACTGCTCTCGGTCATCGCGCTGGTCCTGCTGATGGACGTGGTGCTCGACCCCGGCGCCGTCGCGCTCGGGTTCTGGGACTACGGCGGCGGCGCGTTCTACGGCGTCCCGTGGTCGAACTACCAGGGCTGGGTGCTCTCGGCGACGGTCGCGGTGGTGGTGCTGGACGCCACCTTCGACCGCGAGGCGCTCGCCGCCCGGATCGACACCTGCGCGTTCGCGCTGGACGACATGGTGAGCTTCGTGCTGCTCTGGGGCGGCATCAACGCCGTCTACGGCAACTGGCTCCCCGTCGTCGTCGCCGCGGGCATCGGCGCCGGCCTGCTGCGAACCGACCGCTTCGACGCCGGTATGGTGCCGTGGCTGGGTGACGGCGGGGAGAGCGACCGCGGCGTCGCCGCCGACCGTCGGTAG
- a CDS encoding adenosylcobalamin-dependent ribonucleoside-diphosphate reductase: MSSPDLGADELTLPIKRTAGDTLADRLTDNAYDNILPARYLRKNADGEVIESQEELFARVAKNIALAEAVYEAEQQGIEVTVTPEQLKPDHPRRDELAEEVFGKGVDADADTEAVLTEHNVNKFAYDTVVPELDEEIATTVRETREEFETLMTDLSFMPNSPTLMNAGDELQQLSACFVDSPGDDITDIHQTAKEAAEVFQSGGGMGYAFWKLRPYGDAVGSTGGIASGPITFMRTFDQMCETIAQGGARRGAQMGVMRVSHPDVIQFIHAKNKDVSLANTLRLNDPDDFTHNSFADALEEARELIDDEGRVPEHLRNAVEGHLSNFNISVGITDDFMEALKAGEEFTFTNPRTEEPHVATPETKELYDMFGLGEHVEVGEVLSVPAEALWDQLIEGAHENGEPGVIYLERVNKRHSFDVEEHPDHRILATNPCGEQPLEEYEACNLGHINLSTLAAQDAPDWRVWSEEHADEYDSHEEAVSAFLDDAMNWSDFDHRIEYGTRFLENVVTMSDFPVPEIEQKVREMRKIGLGVMGLAQLYIQLGVRYGTDDADEIARQLMTHINHGSKDASHDLAEERGPFADWDDSKYADPTTYPEWFEHHTGEDPAEWEDGYTVRNHNTTTIAPTGTTSMIGNTTGGCEPIYNVAYYKNVSGDVQGDEMLVEFDDYFLRALEDNGIDVQAVKEEAQEQMANNEFDGVEGLETVPNALGELFVVTGDLSAKQHASIQCAAQAGVDSAISKTVNAPNDASLDDAKDAFEYVYDNGGKGVTYYRDGTRSKQVLTTRADNTEFADEDEAAEALVEQITEVFGGIEGFLDNEDVQAALDTQVEQLLASADGDDTPLGRKRPRPDVLHGLTQRIDTGYGKLYVNINEDPATGEPFELFANIGNSGGFTASFTEALAKTISTSLRSGVDPEEIASELQGIRSPKVAWDKGEQIQSIPDAIGTAMRRYLDGEIDEAVPQQQTIDELDEESASTDGGATESLGEPTNVDVESPDGPDGEAGQDDAVGDLIASGESPECPDCGSMSLYFSEGCKTCESCGWSEC; encoded by the coding sequence GTGAGCTCACCCGACCTGGGCGCCGACGAGCTAACACTCCCGATCAAGCGCACCGCCGGCGACACCCTCGCCGACCGCCTGACTGACAACGCTTACGACAACATTCTCCCGGCGCGGTACCTCCGGAAGAACGCCGACGGCGAGGTCATCGAGAGTCAGGAGGAACTGTTCGCCCGCGTCGCGAAGAACATCGCGCTCGCCGAGGCCGTCTACGAGGCCGAGCAGCAGGGTATCGAGGTGACCGTCACCCCCGAACAGCTCAAGCCCGACCACCCGCGCCGCGACGAACTCGCCGAGGAGGTCTTCGGTAAAGGGGTCGACGCCGACGCCGACACCGAGGCCGTCCTGACCGAACACAACGTCAACAAGTTCGCCTACGACACCGTCGTCCCCGAACTCGACGAGGAGATCGCGACCACCGTGCGCGAGACCCGCGAGGAGTTCGAGACGCTGATGACGGATCTCTCCTTCATGCCGAACTCGCCGACGCTGATGAACGCCGGCGACGAACTCCAGCAGCTCTCTGCCTGTTTCGTCGACTCGCCCGGCGACGACATCACGGACATCCACCAGACGGCCAAGGAGGCCGCCGAGGTGTTCCAGTCCGGTGGCGGCATGGGCTACGCGTTCTGGAAGCTCCGACCCTACGGCGACGCCGTGGGCTCGACCGGCGGCATCGCCTCCGGCCCGATCACGTTCATGCGGACGTTCGACCAGATGTGTGAGACGATCGCACAGGGTGGCGCCCGCCGCGGCGCCCAGATGGGCGTCATGCGCGTCTCCCACCCCGACGTGATCCAGTTCATCCACGCCAAGAACAAGGACGTGAGCCTGGCGAACACGCTCCGTCTGAACGACCCCGACGACTTCACGCACAACTCCTTTGCGGACGCGCTGGAGGAGGCCCGCGAACTCATCGACGACGAGGGTCGCGTGCCCGAACACCTGCGTAACGCCGTCGAGGGCCACCTCTCGAACTTCAACATCTCCGTCGGCATCACCGACGACTTCATGGAGGCGCTGAAGGCTGGCGAGGAGTTCACCTTCACCAACCCCCGGACCGAGGAGCCCCACGTCGCCACGCCGGAGACGAAGGAGCTCTACGACATGTTCGGGCTCGGCGAGCACGTCGAGGTCGGCGAGGTCCTCTCGGTGCCCGCCGAGGCGCTCTGGGACCAGCTCATCGAGGGCGCCCACGAGAACGGCGAGCCGGGCGTCATCTACCTCGAGCGCGTCAACAAGCGCCACTCTTTCGACGTAGAGGAGCACCCGGACCACCGCATCCTCGCGACGAACCCCTGCGGCGAGCAGCCCCTCGAGGAGTACGAGGCCTGTAACCTCGGCCACATCAACCTCTCGACGCTCGCGGCACAGGACGCCCCTGACTGGCGCGTCTGGTCCGAGGAGCACGCCGACGAGTACGACAGCCACGAGGAAGCCGTCTCGGCGTTCCTCGACGACGCGATGAACTGGTCCGACTTCGACCACCGCATCGAGTACGGCACGCGCTTCCTCGAGAACGTGGTCACGATGTCTGACTTCCCGGTGCCCGAGATCGAGCAGAAGGTCCGGGAGATGCGCAAGATCGGGCTCGGCGTCATGGGGCTGGCACAGCTCTACATCCAGCTGGGTGTCCGCTACGGCACCGACGACGCCGACGAGATCGCCCGCCAGCTCATGACCCACATCAACCACGGGTCGAAGGACGCCAGCCACGACCTGGCCGAGGAGCGTGGGCCCTTCGCCGACTGGGACGACTCGAAGTACGCCGACCCGACGACCTACCCCGAGTGGTTCGAGCACCACACCGGCGAGGACCCCGCCGAGTGGGAGGACGGCTACACGGTCCGCAACCACAACACGACGACCATCGCGCCGACGGGCACCACGTCGATGATCGGCAACACCACCGGTGGCTGTGAGCCCATCTACAACGTCGCCTACTACAAGAACGTCAGCGGCGACGTGCAGGGCGACGAGATGCTCGTCGAGTTCGACGACTACTTCCTCCGAGCGCTGGAGGACAACGGCATCGACGTGCAGGCCGTCAAGGAGGAGGCACAGGAGCAGATGGCCAACAACGAGTTCGACGGCGTCGAGGGGCTGGAGACGGTCCCGAACGCGCTGGGTGAACTGTTCGTCGTCACCGGCGACCTGAGCGCGAAGCAGCACGCCTCGATCCAGTGTGCCGCGCAGGCCGGCGTCGACTCCGCCATCTCGAAGACGGTCAACGCGCCCAACGACGCCAGCCTCGACGACGCGAAGGACGCCTTCGAGTACGTCTACGACAACGGCGGCAAGGGTGTGACCTACTACCGCGACGGCACCCGCAGCAAGCAGGTGCTCACCACGCGCGCCGACAACACCGAGTTCGCCGACGAGGACGAGGCCGCCGAGGCACTCGTCGAACAGATCACCGAGGTCTTCGGCGGCATCGAGGGCTTCCTCGACAACGAGGACGTGCAGGCCGCCCTCGACACGCAGGTCGAGCAGCTCCTCGCGAGCGCCGACGGCGACGACACGCCGCTGGGCCGCAAGCGCCCGCGTCCAGACGTGCTCCACGGCCTGACCCAGCGCATCGACACGGGCTACGGGAAGCTCTACGTCAACATCAACGAGGACCCGGCGACCGGCGAGCCGTTCGAACTGTTCGCCAACATCGGCAACTCCGGCGGCTTCACCGCCTCCTTCACCGAGGCGCTGGCCAAGACCATCTCCACCTCGCTCCGTTCGGGCGTCGACCCCGAGGAGATCGCCAGCGAACTGCAGGGCATCCGCAGCCCGAAGGTCGCCTGGGACAAGGGCGAGCAGATCCAGTCGATCCCCGACGCCATCGGGACGGCGATGCGACGCTACCTCGACGGCGAGATCGACGAGGCCGTGCCCCAGCAACAGACCATCGACGAACTCGACGAGGAGAGCGCCTCCACGGACGGCGGTGCGACCGAGTCCCTCGGCGAGCCGACGAACGTCGACGTCGAGAGCCCCGACGGGCCCGACGGCGAGGCGGGGCAGGACGACGCCGTGGGCGACCTGATCGCCTCCGGCGAGAGTCCCGAGTGTCCCGACTGTGGCTCGATGAGCCTCTACTTCTCGGAAGGCTGCAAGACCTGCGAGTCCTGCGGCTGGTCCGAGTGCTGA
- a CDS encoding HNH endonuclease signature motif containing protein translates to MEHPHPEVEHGARYDKEEIEELFDTGFGYHVRGITVRNDDEGERYVLLFSRDDGPYADQVSAGRFTYVGEGLPDKGDQSPDTLGNAALIEAESDPVPIYFFHQAGDDPGWEYRGRVAVEGHEMVAGPDGEREVLEFEMRHRDGPEADPTATADVDGAAAGVGVDAPEPPAGGFAPEDTTGRKVTETRAGVRVSESFKQSIYERFDGRCALTGIDHPSLLTVAHVLPRTERPDIAEEPGNALLLNWTHHAAFDAALWTFDEAGRLWVNPEYEPADRWMDESLRARHGERLDRLREGGVADEYVGRRNESLSWWPPN, encoded by the coding sequence ATGGAGCACCCCCACCCCGAGGTCGAACACGGCGCCCGCTACGACAAGGAGGAGATCGAGGAACTGTTCGACACGGGCTTTGGCTACCACGTCCGGGGGATCACCGTCCGGAACGACGACGAGGGCGAGCGCTACGTGCTGCTGTTCTCCCGCGACGACGGCCCCTACGCCGATCAGGTCTCGGCCGGGCGCTTCACCTACGTCGGCGAGGGGCTGCCCGACAAGGGAGACCAGTCCCCCGACACGCTGGGCAACGCGGCGCTGATCGAGGCCGAATCCGACCCCGTACCGATCTACTTCTTCCACCAAGCCGGCGACGACCCCGGCTGGGAGTACCGCGGCCGCGTCGCCGTCGAGGGTCACGAGATGGTCGCCGGCCCCGACGGCGAGCGCGAGGTGCTGGAGTTCGAGATGCGACACCGGGACGGCCCCGAAGCGGATCCGACGGCCACGGCGGATGTCGATGGCGCGGCGGCGGGAGTCGGTGTCGACGCCCCCGAACCGCCCGCGGGCGGCTTCGCCCCCGAGGACACGACGGGCCGGAAAGTGACCGAGACCCGCGCCGGCGTCCGCGTGTCGGAGTCGTTCAAACAGTCGATATACGAGCGCTTCGACGGTCGCTGTGCGCTCACCGGGATCGACCACCCGAGCCTACTGACCGTCGCCCACGTGCTCCCGAGGACCGAGCGACCGGACATCGCCGAGGAGCCCGGGAACGCGCTGCTGTTGAACTGGACCCACCACGCCGCCTTCGACGCCGCGCTGTGGACGTTCGACGAAGCCGGGCGGCTCTGGGTGAACCCCGAGTACGAGCCGGCCGACCGCTGGATGGACGAGAGCCTGCGGGCCCGCCACGGCGAGCGCCTCGACCGGCTACGGGAGGGCGGCGTCGCCGACGAGTACGTCGGGCGTCGGAACGAGTCGCTGTCGTGGTGGCCGCCGAACTGA
- a CDS encoding HVO_2523 family zinc finger protein, which yields MSDAEGTTPPGRPCPRCGETMVHRHCEYVCPQHGVIYDCADTFY from the coding sequence ATGAGCGACGCCGAGGGGACGACGCCGCCGGGCCGGCCCTGCCCGCGCTGCGGGGAGACGATGGTCCACCGCCACTGTGAGTACGTCTGCCCGCAACACGGCGTGATCTACGACTGTGCGGACACGTTCTACTGA
- a CDS encoding phytoene/squalene synthase family protein: MVEQRQLARSKEIHRTTGRTFYVATRFLPERVRHPTYVLYAFFRVADEVVDGDNDLSPTERAERLEEFRRAALGEEPTDDPVIAAFSEIRERHGIPASDVNTFVDAMATDVEKARYETYDELREYMDGSAAAVGRMMTSVMAPEQAQQALPAATALGEAFQLTNFVRDVREDVIDRDRIYLPAETLEAHGASHRQISRLEFDENVAGAVQAELSRAEALYRDGVAGIELLPKDCQFPVLLAAILYVDHHRLIRDLDYDVVSTTPSLSTPRKLWLAARARYAWWRNPDPRTVFRSVSAIPSDDTDHRLHRAMGRLPVP; encoded by the coding sequence ATGGTCGAACAACGACAGCTCGCTCGAAGCAAGGAGATCCATCGGACCACGGGTCGGACGTTCTACGTCGCCACCCGGTTCCTCCCGGAGCGAGTCCGCCACCCAACGTACGTGCTCTACGCCTTCTTCCGCGTCGCCGACGAGGTCGTCGACGGTGATAACGACCTCTCGCCGACGGAGCGCGCCGAGCGCCTCGAGGAGTTCCGTCGCGCGGCGCTGGGTGAGGAACCGACCGACGACCCGGTGATCGCCGCCTTCTCGGAGATCCGGGAGCGCCACGGTATCCCCGCATCCGACGTGAACACGTTCGTCGACGCGATGGCGACCGACGTGGAGAAAGCCCGCTACGAGACCTACGACGAACTCCGTGAGTACATGGACGGTTCGGCCGCCGCCGTCGGCCGGATGATGACCTCCGTGATGGCCCCCGAACAGGCCCAACAGGCGCTCCCGGCCGCGACGGCGCTCGGCGAGGCGTTCCAACTCACCAACTTCGTCCGGGACGTGCGCGAGGACGTCATCGACCGCGACCGCATCTACCTCCCCGCCGAGACCCTCGAAGCCCACGGCGCCAGCCACCGACAGATCAGCCGCCTGGAGTTCGACGAGAACGTCGCGGGCGCGGTGCAGGCCGAACTCTCCCGCGCGGAGGCGCTCTACCGCGACGGCGTCGCCGGCATCGAACTGCTCCCGAAGGACTGTCAGTTCCCCGTCTTGCTCGCGGCCATCCTCTACGTCGACCACCACCGGCTGATCCGGGACCTCGACTACGACGTGGTGTCGACGACGCCCTCGCTGTCGACCCCGCGGAAGCTCTGGCTCGCCGCGCGGGCACGCTACGCCTGGTGGCGCAACCCCGACCCGCGGACGGTGTTCCGCTCGGTCAGCGCCATTCCCAGCGACGACACCGACCACCGGCTCCACCGTGCGATGGGCCGGCTCCCGGTCCCCTGA
- a CDS encoding PAS domain-containing sensor histidine kinase produces the protein MDRSGSLGLLLDQAQDKIVLLDDDGTFSYVNGACERILGFEPAELVGRTVFEFVHPDDVDGMRREFRRMVRDETLGEGTIEYRHRTSDGDWVWLESRMSNLNDDELDGYVVSSRDVTDRVEAERERAETASRLEGIAAVAGDVLWMFDGDWSELLFVNPAYEGIFGRPIEEIRNHPEAFLDAIHPEDRPAVEEAMACLAGGRSVEMEYRVNPAEDYTRWVWVQGEPITRDGEVVRITGFVRDITDRRRRECQLVVMDNLLRHNLRNDLNIVLGQADLIDEELPEASQYTAVIRRVGKELLQTAEKEREVIDLLTEQQGRQRIDFGEAVLESIETVRERHAGVVIETDITKPTIVCGRPELGLAVIELLENSIQHSEESEPRVGVSLRQVGTHAELTVEDDDAPIPSIEADVLLGDHDMNQVYHSSGLGFWLVYWAVELSNGHVSVHSEEDHGNRVTLSLPLEEADEPTQRRER, from the coding sequence ATGGACCGTTCCGGCTCCCTCGGCCTGCTCCTCGATCAGGCTCAGGACAAGATCGTGCTCCTGGACGATGACGGAACGTTCAGCTACGTCAACGGGGCGTGCGAACGCATCCTCGGGTTCGAACCGGCCGAACTCGTGGGGCGGACCGTCTTCGAGTTCGTCCACCCCGACGACGTCGACGGGATGCGCCGGGAGTTCCGCCGGATGGTTCGGGACGAGACGCTCGGCGAAGGGACCATCGAGTACCGCCACCGCACCAGCGACGGCGACTGGGTCTGGCTGGAGAGCCGGATGTCGAACCTGAACGACGACGAACTCGACGGCTACGTCGTCAGTTCGCGGGACGTGACCGACCGCGTCGAGGCAGAACGCGAGCGGGCCGAGACCGCCTCCCGGCTCGAAGGGATCGCCGCCGTCGCGGGCGACGTGCTCTGGATGTTCGACGGCGACTGGTCGGAACTGCTGTTCGTCAACCCCGCCTACGAGGGGATATTCGGGCGGCCTATCGAGGAGATACGGAACCACCCCGAGGCGTTCCTCGACGCGATCCACCCCGAGGACCGCCCGGCGGTCGAGGAGGCGATGGCCTGTCTCGCGGGCGGCCGTTCGGTGGAGATGGAGTACCGCGTCAACCCTGCCGAGGACTACACCCGCTGGGTGTGGGTGCAGGGCGAGCCGATCACGCGGGACGGCGAGGTCGTCCGTATCACGGGGTTCGTGCGGGACATCACCGACCGCCGCCGCCGAGAGTGCCAACTGGTCGTGATGGACAACCTCCTCAGACACAACCTCCGGAACGACCTCAACATCGTCCTCGGACAGGCCGACCTCATCGACGAGGAGCTTCCGGAGGCGAGCCAGTACACCGCCGTCATCCGCCGGGTCGGGAAGGAACTCCTCCAGACCGCCGAGAAAGAGCGCGAGGTCATCGACCTCCTCACGGAACAACAGGGGCGCCAGCGGATCGACTTCGGTGAGGCAGTCCTCGAGAGCATCGAGACCGTCCGTGAGCGCCACGCCGGGGTGGTGATCGAGACGGATATCACGAAGCCGACGATCGTCTGTGGCCGGCCGGAGTTGGGGCTGGCCGTGATCGAACTGTTGGAGAACTCGATCCAGCACAGCGAGGAGAGCGAGCCGAGGGTCGGGGTCAGCCTCCGCCAGGTCGGGACCCACGCCGAACTCACCGTCGAGGACGACGACGCGCCGATCCCGTCCATCGAGGCGGACGTGCTCCTCGGCGACCACGACATGAACCAGGTCTACCACAGCAGCGGCTTGGGGTTCTGGCTGGTCTACTGGGCCGTGGAACTGTCGAACGGCCACGTGAGCGTCCACTCAGAGGAGGACCACGGGAACCGGGTCACCCTCTCGCTCCCGCTCGAAGAAGCGGACGAACCGACGCAGCGACGAGAACGGTAG
- a CDS encoding molybdopterin-dependent oxidoreductase: protein MNRRVRGLDAAEIGVALLTAIGAVVGSLVAIGNTPGFVLPSTAAVVRDTLPGLLVAAGIGALRDLAQPLLLLGSGVLLVLVYGAAALAAGRVTEGAALRAGVTVLLVGALTALLTGSATSAFGAGLGAGVVAAAASLSLDLSGPVGASGTGTEDPPGRRRLLQAGAAVVAGVVLGVIRTREPDTGDDRQPPDPAAASLLSAADDRSFSLPGAEPLVSEEFYTVDIAPTNPNIDPTSYQLAVTGEVGTERTFTLEELQELGGERRFVTLRCVSDKINGTKADTALWDGVPVAAVLEAVDAPETCCVTLHGDDDYFVSFPREALDPGLLAWGMNGRPLPRGHGAPLRTLVPGHWGETNAKWLTEIEIREEPEEGYWEQRGWEGTGEVNTVAKLHSTTIEDGVVRVGGHAYAGTRGIDAVEVSTDGGDSWTEATLSDTLPGPTPIGEEEPEATGEAADAWRMWRHEYEQSGEHEVVVRAIDGTGEVQTETEQDGFPSGATGWVRKTVQA, encoded by the coding sequence ATGAACCGCCGCGTTCGGGGCCTCGACGCCGCCGAGATCGGGGTCGCACTGCTGACGGCCATCGGCGCCGTGGTCGGCTCGCTGGTGGCGATCGGGAACACCCCCGGGTTCGTCCTCCCGAGTACGGCCGCGGTCGTGCGGGACACGCTGCCGGGCCTGCTGGTCGCCGCCGGTATCGGGGCGCTCAGGGACCTCGCCCAGCCGCTGTTACTGCTCGGCAGCGGCGTCCTCCTCGTGCTGGTCTACGGCGCCGCCGCGCTCGCCGCCGGCCGCGTCACCGAAGGAGCCGCCCTCCGGGCAGGCGTGACGGTCCTGCTCGTCGGCGCCCTCACCGCGCTCCTGACGGGCAGCGCCACGAGCGCGTTCGGCGCGGGACTGGGCGCCGGAGTCGTCGCCGCCGCCGCGAGCCTCTCGCTCGATCTGAGTGGCCCGGTCGGCGCGAGCGGGACCGGGACCGAGGACCCGCCCGGTCGCCGTCGCCTGCTCCAGGCCGGCGCAGCCGTCGTCGCCGGGGTGGTGCTCGGCGTGATCCGGACCCGCGAACCCGACACCGGCGACGACCGCCAGCCGCCCGACCCCGCCGCCGCGTCGCTGCTCTCGGCGGCCGATGACCGCTCGTTCTCGTTGCCCGGCGCCGAGCCGTTGGTCTCCGAGGAGTTCTACACCGTCGACATCGCGCCCACGAACCCCAACATCGACCCGACGAGCTACCAACTCGCGGTCACCGGCGAGGTCGGCACCGAGCGGACGTTCACGCTGGAGGAACTGCAGGAACTGGGCGGCGAGCGCCGGTTCGTCACGCTGCGCTGTGTGAGCGACAAGATCAACGGCACCAAAGCCGACACCGCGCTCTGGGACGGCGTCCCCGTCGCGGCGGTGTTGGAGGCCGTCGACGCCCCCGAGACGTGCTGTGTGACGCTCCACGGCGACGACGACTACTTCGTCTCGTTCCCCCGGGAGGCGCTCGATCCCGGCCTGCTCGCATGGGGGATGAACGGCCGCCCGCTGCCTCGGGGCCACGGCGCACCCCTCCGAACGCTCGTCCCGGGCCACTGGGGCGAGACCAACGCGAAGTGGCTCACCGAGATCGAGATCCGCGAGGAACCCGAGGAGGGCTACTGGGAGCAGCGTGGCTGGGAGGGCACCGGCGAGGTCAACACCGTCGCCAAACTCCACAGCACGACCATCGAGGACGGCGTCGTCCGCGTCGGCGGCCACGCCTACGCCGGCACGCGCGGGATCGACGCCGTCGAGGTCTCGACCGACGGCGGGGACTCGTGGACCGAGGCGACCCTGAGCGACACGCTCCCGGGCCCGACACCGATCGGGGAGGAGGAGCCCGAGGCGACGGGCGAGGCCGCCGACGCGTGGCGGATGTGGCGACACGAGTACGAGCAGTCGGGCGAACACGAGGTGGTCGTCCGAGCCATCGACGGCACCGGGGAGGTCCAGACCGAGACGGAACAGGACGGGTTCCCCTCGGGGGCGACCGGCTGGGTGCGGAAGACGGTGCAGGCGTAG
- a CDS encoding prenyltransferase: MLRYLLTLSRPRFWLYTAGPVLVGVAYAAGAVSDLLAPLPALLFVYFLLPANVYLYGINDRFDREIDAENPKKSGEGSPEARWRNSSMVTAVVAAAGLLGLVLFPLTPRVAWPYLAGFFALATAYSAPPLRFKARPLLDSLSNGLYMLPGAAAYAALAGTHPPAAALVGGWLWTMGMHTYSAVPDIEPDRAAGVDTTATALGEARTYLYCGACWALAAVAFGLLDVRLGALLGVYPVFLLGTVAAGVDVDRAYWWFPFVNGVVGMLMTFGGLLGLVGVLP; the protein is encoded by the coding sequence ATGCTTCGCTACCTGCTGACGCTCTCGCGCCCGCGCTTCTGGCTCTACACGGCCGGCCCCGTGCTCGTCGGCGTCGCCTACGCCGCCGGAGCCGTGAGCGACCTGCTCGCCCCGCTGCCGGCGCTGCTGTTCGTCTACTTCCTGCTGCCCGCCAACGTCTACCTCTACGGGATCAACGACCGCTTCGACCGCGAGATCGACGCCGAGAACCCGAAAAAGTCGGGGGAGGGGAGCCCGGAAGCGCGCTGGCGGAATTCGTCGATGGTCACGGCCGTCGTCGCCGCCGCGGGGCTGCTGGGGCTGGTGCTGTTCCCGCTCACGCCCCGCGTCGCGTGGCCGTACCTCGCGGGCTTTTTCGCCCTCGCCACGGCCTACAGCGCGCCGCCGCTGCGGTTCAAGGCCCGGCCGTTGCTGGACTCACTCTCGAACGGTCTCTACATGCTCCCGGGCGCGGCCGCCTACGCCGCGCTCGCCGGTACCCACCCACCCGCCGCGGCGCTCGTGGGCGGTTGGCTCTGGACGATGGGGATGCACACCTACTCCGCGGTCCCGGACATCGAACCCGACCGCGCCGCCGGCGTCGACACGACGGCGACGGCGCTCGGTGAGGCACGGACCTACCTCTACTGTGGGGCCTGCTGGGCGCTCGCTGCGGTGGCGTTCGGCCTGCTGGACGTTCGGCTGGGAGCGCTGCTCGGGGTCTACCCGGTCTTCCTGCTCGGCACCGTCGCCGCCGGCGTCGACGTCGACCGGGCGTACTGGTGGTTCCCGTTTGTCAACGGCGTCGTGGGGATGCTGATGACCTTCGGCGGCCTGCTGGGGCTCGTGGGGGTGCTCCCGTGA